A portion of the Candidatus Methylomirabilota bacterium genome contains these proteins:
- a CDS encoding LysR family transcriptional regulator, producing MDLNPIHVRTLREIARHGSFSRAAESLHLSQPAVSLHVRQLEARCGTPLLERVGKRAFTTPAGALLLEHAGRAFAELEAAQEALRRLRGVVAGRLRLGTGATASIHLLPPLLRQMRARYPEIELIVVTGNAPDIAAAISDNELDVGLVTLPVTGRQLLITPLRRDPLVAVGPPGQAWRGRGGLTAVELARHPLILYERGGTIRRVIDAWFRRGGARPRVVMELGNEEAIKKLVGAGLGVSVSPAMAVRDEVRAGALQARPLSPALVRRLGLVRRRDKAETPALRVFLAAVAGLSENRARAHSPGDAAAARAARRAPR from the coding sequence ATGGACCTGAACCCGATCCACGTGCGGACCCTGCGCGAGATCGCTCGCCACGGCAGCTTCTCCCGCGCGGCCGAGAGCCTGCATCTGAGCCAGCCCGCGGTGAGCCTGCACGTGCGCCAGCTGGAGGCGCGCTGCGGCACCCCCCTGCTCGAGCGCGTGGGCAAGCGGGCCTTCACCACCCCCGCGGGCGCGCTCCTGCTGGAACACGCCGGCCGCGCCTTCGCCGAGCTGGAGGCCGCGCAGGAAGCGCTGCGCCGACTGCGCGGGGTGGTGGCGGGACGGCTGCGCCTCGGCACCGGGGCCACCGCCAGCATCCATCTCCTGCCCCCGCTGCTGCGGCAGATGCGGGCGCGCTATCCGGAGATCGAGCTGATCGTGGTCACCGGCAACGCCCCCGACATCGCGGCCGCCATCTCCGACAACGAGCTGGACGTGGGCCTGGTCACCCTGCCGGTGACCGGGCGGCAGCTCCTGATCACCCCGCTGCGGCGCGACCCGCTGGTGGCGGTGGGGCCGCCGGGCCAGGCCTGGCGCGGCCGCGGCGGGCTCACCGCGGTCGAGCTGGCGCGCCATCCGCTGATCCTCTACGAGCGGGGCGGCACCATCCGGCGCGTCATCGACGCGTGGTTCCGTCGCGGCGGCGCGCGGCCGCGCGTGGTGATGGAGCTGGGCAACGAGGAGGCGATCAAGAAGCTGGTGGGCGCCGGGCTCGGCGTCTCGGTGAGCCCGGCGATGGCGGTGCGTGACGAGGTGCGGGCCGGCGCGCTCCAGGCGCGGCCGCTCTCCCCCGCCCTGGTGCGACGGCTCGGGCTGGTGCGGCGCCGCGACAAGGCGGAGACGCCGGCGCTGCGCGTGTTCCTGGCCGCGGTGGCCGGCCTCAGTGAAAATCGTGCGAGGGCACACTCGCCAGGCGATGCCGCAGCGGCCAGAGCCGCTCGGCGCGCACCGAGGTGA
- a CDS encoding arsinothricin resistance N-acetyltransferase ArsN1 family A yields MGDVSIRAAVSEDAADICAIYNQGIEDRIATLETERRTPDERRQWMAARAARHPVVVAVSAGQIVGWGSLNAFNPRPAYDHVVDLSVYVERAWRGRGVGRALLQHLLPLAKSLGYHKMVLATFPCNEAGVTLYRKMGFSPVGVYHEQGRLDGRWVDVLIMERLL; encoded by the coding sequence ATGGGAGACGTTTCGATCCGCGCGGCCGTCTCGGAGGACGCCGCCGACATCTGCGCCATCTACAACCAGGGGATCGAGGACCGCATCGCCACGCTGGAGACCGAGCGACGCACGCCCGACGAGCGCCGGCAGTGGATGGCCGCGCGCGCGGCCCGGCATCCGGTGGTGGTGGCGGTGAGCGCCGGGCAGATCGTCGGCTGGGGCAGCCTCAACGCGTTCAATCCCCGTCCGGCGTACGATCACGTGGTGGACCTGTCGGTCTACGTGGAGCGCGCCTGGCGCGGGCGGGGCGTGGGGCGCGCGCTCCTGCAGCACCTGCTGCCCCTCGCGAAGTCGCTCGGCTACCACAAGATGGTGCTCGCGACGTTTCCCTGCAACGAGGCGGGCGTGACCCTCTACCGCAAGATGGGCTTCTCGCCGGTCGGGGTCTACCACGAGCAGGGACGGCTCGACGGGCGCTGGGTCGACGTCCTCATCATGGAGCGCCTGCTCTGA
- a CDS encoding MFS transporter, translating to MYYGFPVFLASMERDLNASRVAITGAFTVGMAVAALAALPVGRWLDRRGPWALMTLGSCLGAALVVAWSHVHSLGALYAVWILMGLALAATLYEPAFGAVVRWFPTRHRDRALTAVTLAGALASTIFMPVSAGLLERAGWRHALLGLAAILAVLTIPLHAIVLRRQPPHLAGRGRRGAGGDRDAGTPLTIAARTPIFWALAVAFSIGNFSTAAVTLHLIPYLVAHGHAASAVAMAIGWMGAMQIPGRLLFVAVGGRFGALGVTMAVFLVQALGLALVALAPSLPGGLTLVIAVLGAANGMATLARATTLAEVFGPAHYASISGAIALGANGSRALGPVGAAVLYTVLGGYRPVFWSLAGALLLTGGVVAATAARGVESTAPAA from the coding sequence ATGTACTACGGCTTCCCGGTGTTCCTGGCCTCGATGGAGCGCGACCTGAACGCCTCGCGCGTCGCGATCACCGGCGCGTTCACCGTCGGCATGGCGGTGGCCGCGCTGGCCGCGCTGCCGGTGGGCCGCTGGCTCGACCGGCGCGGCCCGTGGGCCCTGATGACGCTGGGGTCGTGCCTCGGCGCCGCGCTGGTGGTGGCGTGGTCGCACGTGCACAGCCTCGGCGCGCTCTACGCGGTGTGGATCCTCATGGGCCTGGCCCTGGCCGCCACGCTGTACGAGCCCGCCTTCGGGGCGGTGGTGCGCTGGTTCCCGACGCGCCATCGCGACCGCGCGCTCACCGCGGTCACCCTGGCCGGAGCCCTCGCCAGCACGATCTTCATGCCGGTCTCCGCCGGCCTGCTCGAGCGCGCCGGCTGGCGGCACGCGCTGCTGGGCCTCGCCGCGATCCTCGCCGTCCTCACCATCCCGCTGCACGCGATCGTGCTCCGTCGCCAGCCCCCTCACCTCGCCGGCCGCGGCCGGCGGGGCGCCGGCGGTGATCGGGACGCCGGCACGCCGCTCACGATCGCGGCCCGCACGCCGATCTTCTGGGCGCTCGCGGTCGCGTTCTCCATCGGCAACTTCTCGACCGCGGCGGTGACACTGCACCTCATTCCGTACCTGGTGGCCCACGGCCACGCCGCCTCCGCGGTGGCAATGGCGATCGGCTGGATGGGCGCGATGCAGATCCCGGGCCGGCTGCTGTTCGTGGCGGTGGGGGGACGATTCGGCGCGCTCGGCGTCACCATGGCGGTCTTCCTGGTGCAGGCGCTCGGCCTCGCGCTGGTGGCGCTGGCGCCGTCGCTGCCCGGCGGCCTCACGCTGGTGATCGCGGTGCTCGGCGCCGCCAACGGCATGGCCACGCTGGCGCGCGCCACCACGCTCGCCGAGGTCTTCGGCCCCGCGCACTACGCGAGCATCAGCGGGGCGATCGCGCTCGGCGCCAACGGATCTCGCGCGCTCGGGCCGGTGGGCGCGGCGGTGCTCTACACCGTGCTGGGCGGTTATCGCCCGGTATTCTGGAGTCTCGCGGGCGCGCTCCTGCTGACCGGCGGCGTGGTGGCCGCGACCGCGGCGCGCGGCGTGGAGAGCACCGCGCCCGCCGCGTAG